TCGATGCCGTCGATCTTTCGCTACTCGCTTCGGTCGAATTACCAGCCGCAATTCATTCGTTATCGCTCATTGGCAACAGTACCCTGGCTGCATGTGGGTGTGACGATGGCACCATTCAAATCGTCGATCTTTCCACGATGGAGATCAAATCGAAGCTCGCGGGGCATGAGGGAGCCGTCTTTTCAACCGAAGTCACTGCCGATGGATTGACGCTCTATTCCGGCGGTGCTGATCATCAACTCCGGCGATGGAATCTTGCGAAAGAGCTCGAAACCGCCACATGGACTGGCCATACCGCGTCGATCAAATCGATCACGTGCACGAGCGATCACAGCGGTTTGGTCACAACCTCCGATAACGGCGAAGTATTACTCTGGAACTTGGAAAAGGGGATCGCACGACCACTCCGCGGACACTTAATGTCGGTCCAGGCGTCGGCATCGTGCGCGAAGACAGGCAGGCTCATCACCGGTGGCGAGGATTCCTATTTGAAGGTCTGGGACATCGCGACCGGGAACGAAGTGACCAATGTGATGCGCGCGTTTGTGAGAACGGTTGCGATCTCCCCCGATGGACGCGAAGTGGCTGCTGGCGGTCGCGATGGTCGAATCTTGATTCTTGAACTTCCGGAGTATCCCCCTCCGGCAAGCTTCACGCCGATTCCGCATATCGCCTCGATGACTGCAGCGGGGAGTGACCAGCTGATTGCGGCCGGAGATGATGGTCGTGTTTACGTCTTCCACCGCACCAGTGGAAAACTACTCGATACGATCGAGGTCCCAGCGACCAATCAAGGCCCCACGCGTGCACTCGGTGTCGAGGCGAAGAGTCCTCATGCCATCAGCGTCTCGTCCGACCAACAACTACTCGCGATTGGGGCAGGCGAAGGGACGGTGGTGCTCTGGGATTTGCAAGCGCGACGCGAGCTTCGGCGTCTGCAAAAGCATAAGGAAAATGTGACCGCTGTGGCGTTCCATCCCACGCTTCCGATTCTCGTCAGCGCGGGGCTCGATCACGCAGTTATCGTCTGGGATCTCATGACGATGGAGCCGATCGATCAGCTGACGGGACATACAGCCGGCATCTTGGCCGCGCAGTTTTCGAGCGACGGCGTGCTTCTCGCCACTGCTGGTGAGGACTCGACGATTAAACTTTGGCGGTTTCCATCGCGCACGCTCGAGGCGACGCTGACGGGCCATAAATTATGGGTCCTCTCGCTGGCGTTTTCCCCCGACAATCGTCAGCTCGCCAGTGGGAGCCGCGATCGCTCTGTGATGCTGTGGGATATTGAGCAGCGACGTGCAACGCAGCGTTTGAGCGGATTTACCAACTGGGTCCACTCGGTCGGCTATACAGCCGACGGAAAAACGTTAGCAGCAGGTTCGGGGCATTACAGCATCGATAGCCCGGGGGAAGTGCGGCTGTATGATCCGCAAGCTGGCTACCTGCGAACGACGCTCGAGAAAGTCCGCTCCCCGATTTTGTTTGGGCCCGACGATCAATCTCTTTATGTTGCCGTCGAGCAGGGGATTGCAGAGCTGCGAGCAACGCCCGCAGGGAGCTTGAATTCGATGAATGCCCCGTAATTTTACGGAGGAAGCTCACCGATCGCGCTGCGTCAGCTTGTGCTACGAATTAGCCGGTAACGAGTTTCAAGAAGGGCTCTCCTTCGTTGAGTGTGGCCCGTTCAGGGCGACCCTTATGAGCGTAGACGAGACCCATGTGATCGATTCCTAGCAGATGCAGAATCGTGGCATGGATGTCGTGCACGTGGAGGCGGTTTTCGATGGCGTGCAAACCGATTTCATCGGTCGCCCCCCACGTTCGTCCCCCTTGAATACCGGCTCCCGCCATCCACATCGAAAAACCTGCCGCGTTGTGATCGCGCCCATCGCCTTGTTCGGACTGTGGCGTCCGTCCGAATTCGCCACCCCACACCACTAAGGTGCTCTCGAGCAAACCACGTCGTTTCAGATCTTCGAGAAGTCCTGCTACAGGTTTGTCCATGCTCTTGCAAAGCGATGCGTGGTTGCGTTCGAGCCCCGCATGCGAGTCCCACTTGCTTCCGGCACCATGATACAGCTGTACGAATCGAACTCCACGTTCGACGAGACGTCGCGCGAGTAAACACTGTTTGCCGAAGCCAGCTGTTTCTTTCGCGTCGAGACCGTAGAGCTGCGAAGTCTCTTCGGTCTCTTGAGTCAGGTCGACAGCTTCGGGCGCTTTGGCCTGCATACGAAACGCCAGTTCGTACGACTTAATGCGGGCGTCGAGTTCCGTCTGATGCTCGCGATCGGTCAAGTGCAGTTGATTCAGCCGATTCAGGTAGTCGAGCTTTTCGCGCTGACGCAGATCGCCGACCGATTCTGGCGTATGCAGGTTTCGAATCGGTTCGCCTGTTGGCTCGAGCCGCGTCCCTTGATAGCCTGCGGGCATGAATCCTGAGCCCCAATTCCGCACGCCATTGACGACTTGTCCCGCGTTATCTTGCATCACAATGAACGCCGGGAGATCTTGATTTTCAGAGCCCAGTCCATAGGTGACCCAGCTTCCGAGTGAAGGCCGCCCCGCCAGAATCGAGCCGGTGTTCATCTGACAAACGCCACCCGAATGGTTGATGCCGTCGGCCCAGCAGGAGCGGATGAGGGCGATGTCGTCGGCTCGCTCGGCCAGATGTGGCAGCCAATCCGAGAACCACATGCCACCTTCACCATGCTGCTGAAATGTCCGTTTGCAGCCCATCAGGGGGGCGTTGTTTTCGCCCATCGCCAAAATGATTGGCTTGAACGACGAGGGGAGTTGCTGACCGTGGAGCTTATTGAGTTCGGGCTTCGGATCAAACAGATCGATGTGGCTCGGGCCACCTTCCATGAACAAGAAGATGACCGACTTCGCGCGCGGCGCGTGATGTGGTGCCCCTGAGTTTCGCTGTGCTGCAGACATGGTATCAGCAGCACGCGAACTTCCACCCACGAGCGATGCCAGCGCGAGGGCACCGAAGCCAGCGCCCCCTTGCAGCAGAGCTTGTCGCCGCGTGACGATCGAACTCGAAAAACGCTCTTGCCACAGGTTTGTCATACGTCGCACCGAGATAA
This window of the Pirellula staleyi DSM 6068 genome carries:
- a CDS encoding DUF1501 domain-containing protein: MTNLWQERFSSSIVTRRQALLQGGAGFGALALASLVGGSSRAADTMSAAQRNSGAPHHAPRAKSVIFLFMEGGPSHIDLFDPKPELNKLHGQQLPSSFKPIILAMGENNAPLMGCKRTFQQHGEGGMWFSDWLPHLAERADDIALIRSCWADGINHSGGVCQMNTGSILAGRPSLGSWVTYGLGSENQDLPAFIVMQDNAGQVVNGVRNWGSGFMPAGYQGTRLEPTGEPIRNLHTPESVGDLRQREKLDYLNRLNQLHLTDREHQTELDARIKSYELAFRMQAKAPEAVDLTQETEETSQLYGLDAKETAGFGKQCLLARRLVERGVRFVQLYHGAGSKWDSHAGLERNHASLCKSMDKPVAGLLEDLKRRGLLESTLVVWGGEFGRTPQSEQGDGRDHNAAGFSMWMAGAGIQGGRTWGATDEIGLHAIENRLHVHDIHATILHLLGIDHMGLVYAHKGRPERATLNEGEPFLKLVTG